The DNA sequence ACATCCACACCGCGGTGGAACGCCGCCTGCGCGAACTGGTGGGCGAGGTGGCCGGAAAACTGCACACAGGCCGCAGCCGCAACGACCAGGTCGCCACCGATTTCCGCCTGTGGATGTTGGACGCCATCGACCACCTCACCGCCGCCCTCGCCGACCTGCAAAGCGCCCTGCTCGCCCGCGCCGAAGCCGATTTCGGCACCGTGATGCCCGGCTACACCCACCTGCAGCAGGCCCAGCCCATTTTGCTGAGCCACTGGTGGCTGAGCCACTTCTGGCCCCTCCAGCGCGACCGCGAACGCCTCGCCCAGGTGCGGGAACGCACCGCCGCCCTGCCCCTGGGCGCGGCTGCCCTCGCGGGCACGGCCTACCCCATCGACCGGCAAGCCCTCGCCGCCGACCTCGGCTTCCTCTCGGTCATCCCCAACAGCATCGACGCGGTCTCCGACCGCGACTTTGCCGCCGAATTCCTCTTTGCCGCCGCGCTGCTGGGCGTGCACCTCAGCCGCTTAGCCGAGGGCGTGATCCTGTTTTCCAGCGCGGAGTTCGGCTTCCTCACCCTGAGCGACGCCTACAGCACCGGCTCCAGCCTGATGCCGCAGAAGAAGAACCCCGATGCCTTTGAACTGACCCGCGGCAAGAGCGGTGCGCTCATTGGCACGCTCACCGGCCTGCTGGCGACCCTCAAGGGGCTGCCCTCGGCTTACGACAAGGATTTGCAGGAAGACAAAGCGCCGGTGTTTCGGGCGTTTGACGACCTCGCGGCGCTGCTACCTGTGCTGGCGAATGCCCTCCGCACCCTGGAAGTCCACCCCGAGCGCACCGCGGCGGCCATCGGCGCGGGCACGTTAGCCACCGACCTGGCCGACTTCCTCGTGAAGCAGGGCGTGCCTTTTCGGGAAGCCCACCACATCGTCGGCCACTTAGTGCGGGAAGCCGAGCAGCGCAGCGTGGGGCTGGACGCGCTGCCCACCGAAACCTACCGTGCCGCGCACCCGGCCTTCACCGCCGAAGCCCTGGAAAGCCTGCTTTCCCCGCAGGCCAGCCTCGCCCACCGCGCCGTGGAAGGCGGCACCGCCCCCGAAGCCGTGAAAGCGCAAATGGCGCTGGCGAGGGAGGCGTTGAAGAGCGAATAGCGAGTGGCGAATTGCGAATGAGGAATTGCGAGTTGCGAGTTGCGATTTAGGATTTGCGATTTGCGCCACAGCCCTCAATACCCCAATACCTCAATTTCCCAACCAACCAATCCCCCCTCAGGAGGTCTCCCATGTCTCAAACCGTCACCTGCCCTGAATGTGCTGCCGAATTCGAACTCGACCCCGGCACCGAAGTGAACGAAATCGTGGTCTGCCCCGACTGCGGCGTGGAACTGGAAGTGGTTTCCCTCGACCCGCCCGCGGTGGAACTCGCGCCGATGGAAGAGGAAGACTGGGGCGAGTAAGCAGCCTCAAGCCCTGTCAGGTCTTTGGGGCCTGACAGGGCTCTCAAAAACAAACCGCAGATTTCACAGATGACGCAGAAAAATCGTAATTACTTACCCCGAAGCACCGCGGATGGCCCTGTGCCTGTAAATGCTCACAGAGGGAACACGGAGAATGTTTCCCTTTGCAAGCGCTTTTTGGAGTGCGGTGCCTTGGCACCGCTTTGGAAAGCGGCCCTTCGATGCACTCAGGACAGGCGACTCGTC is a window from the Chloroflexota bacterium genome containing:
- the lysW gene encoding lysine biosynthesis protein LysW translates to MSQTVTCPECAAEFELDPGTEVNEIVVCPDCGVELEVVSLDPPAVELAPMEEEDWGE
- the argH gene encoding argininosuccinate lyase; this encodes MTKSAGNTLWGGRFSGGTDPQMWALNASIMTDRRLAFHDIRGSKAWVRALQRAGVLTEAEAQTLLDGLTQVATEFAEGQFVFAPTDEDIHTAVERRLRELVGEVAGKLHTGRSRNDQVATDFRLWMLDAIDHLTAALADLQSALLARAEADFGTVMPGYTHLQQAQPILLSHWWLSHFWPLQRDRERLAQVRERTAALPLGAAALAGTAYPIDRQALAADLGFLSVIPNSIDAVSDRDFAAEFLFAAALLGVHLSRLAEGVILFSSAEFGFLTLSDAYSTGSSLMPQKKNPDAFELTRGKSGALIGTLTGLLATLKGLPSAYDKDLQEDKAPVFRAFDDLAALLPVLANALRTLEVHPERTAAAIGAGTLATDLADFLVKQGVPFREAHHIVGHLVREAEQRSVGLDALPTETYRAAHPAFTAEALESLLSPQASLAHRAVEGGTAPEAVKAQMALAREALKSE